In Ciconia boyciana chromosome 1, ASM3463844v1, whole genome shotgun sequence, the genomic stretch TTGCTCTCCCCTCGGAGCCATCACTCATCAAGTCTCTGGCAGATTTACTGTCACTGACCCCTGTACCATGAGGTAGTGTCTCTGACTCACAGGTCGTGTGCCACAGCTGTACAGGATGGAAAGCATGAGggctgggtttttgtttttgttttttttacaggaTGCTTTTAAACGCAGTGAAGAGAGAAGCACGACCGGTGTTTATTTTTGGTTGGGGTGTTGAAAGCCACCCAAACAATACATCGAGCGCTATTTGGCTAAGCTTCAGTATTTGCTGTGTCGAATACACATGCTTCATGCTATGCCTGTCCTCTGCCGCTGTATTTACTCCTAGTGTTGCAGTACAAATTCTGGTGGAAGAAGAGCTGACACAGATGCCAAAAAGCTGCACTGATTTAAACTGGTGAagggttttgctgtttgttcttctctctatacagaaatgcaaatttaCAGCACTAAAATGAGATGTCTCTCTGCCCCACTTTACacacactttcaaaaatattactCCTATACAAAATAGCATATGTTAGGcactaaaaaataataataaacaacagTGTGGAACACATTCTttccattaacatttttttacagCCCATGGGCCCAGTGCTGCTCACATCAACTaggacacacacaaaaatatagcaaaacCATCAGAGAAGCCATaagcccccagcagccctgcaggggaGCCCAGGCTCAGGAGATGAGACAGGATAAGCACCCCCATTCCCCAGGCTGAGCAGCAGGGCtgaaaaagacaagacagaaacGGAAGCTGTAAGGATCACGAATAGCACAGGGAACCAAGGAAGGGAATGGGGAAAAAGGTGGCCAGGACTGTCACCGAGAGGAGGCCTGTaccccagggcaggcagggccacGCACCCTCCCGCCCACAGAGCCACCTCATTCCCACTGCCAGGTGTCTCTCTATCCTAGAAAGGTGCAAGGGGCACAAGTCGACTCCTGCACTGCTGGCCTCCCCCTTTCTGAGGTGAGGGTAGAGGGCTGACAATGCTGGCATAACCTTTTCTGGGGCTGGGAGTCCACACCCTCACTTGGATGCCTACCCCTCGCCCTGGCAGCATCCTCAAAGCTGCCGGCTGCTCACAAAGCTGCGGGGACAAAAGCACCCCTCTGCTGTGTGCGTCCTCTTggctctgccctctcctctcTAAACCACATGGGTGCAGACTACAAAAGCCCAAGCAATTCCTTAGCAAGCCTCTCTAACACCCAAAAACTTCAGGGATAGTATTTCTGAGATAGTTTGGCCATAGCCTTCCACCAGGTCACTGCTGAAGTATTCAGTCCAGGCAGCAAGAACTGGCTCAATTTTCACAGATCAGGCTCAGACTCCTGTGGCTGCAGCCCCTATGCACCTTCTTCTTTCATTCActcatttatttgttcattcatttgTTCGTTCAGTGAACATGGGGCTTCCTTTTCTTAGTCACTTTTCACAAGTTACTTCTTAAAATTATCCCACAGCTCCCCAGGGGCCCATCGACATCAGATGGCAACCACCAGCACACCACTGGCAGCCTCCCCAGCAAGCCCAGCCACACACCACCAGAGGTGGCCAGCTCTGCCGGTTACCAGAGCCGCATCCACAAGCCCCCAGCTGCCTCGTTCAGGGCCCCACGGTCACCCACTGCTCCCAGCATCCATCCTaccacagccctgcacaggcTTGGGAAAGCAGCCAGTCATCCCCCACTCGTTTTCAGTGGCGCCAGGGAcacccagcctctgctgctcaCTTGGCAGTGGCGTAAATGGCTGCACGGGAGACAGCACATAACGATATTTGGTGTGATACGAGTCTACTAGGACTCGTTGGTGCTGTTTGTCTGTCTATCCTAACAGCTgaaaatccttcagaaaaaaaaaaaagatccttaACAGCACTTTTATTAAAGCATCTCTGGCTCATACATCACTTTAACTTGTGTAAGGAGGTGCTGTGACCAGAAGCCACAGAAACACAaccaagaacaaaacaaaagttgGAAAAAATAGGTTCAGAACCATTTTCTCCTTATGATTTCTCCTGTCCCTGTCTCACAGAGGCAAGGACAAGGAAGGTGCTGAACACTGAGCGCCGCCGAGTGAGTTCAGCTCTTCTTCCCCATCACTCCTggtttctgaaaacagtttgtGTTCTTAAGGATCCCCTTCAAATGCTTCCACCAAGGAGGCACGATGAGTACACTTCTCCCAGGGGTGCCAATCCCCTTAGACGCTTTCTGCAGATGCCCAAAAGACAAGAGTGAGCCCTCCCCAGTTTTCCAAAACTTTTCACTCACTTGCAAATGTTAGAAGGAACAATACAACAACTGTGCGACTGACTCACCCATTTCTTACAGTTTGGGTTCACTAACAGTAAGTGCAACTGCTACATCCTTATATCCAAGGACAGATGACCCCTGAGTCACTTTCCTTCCCTTGCCCTTGATCATGCTCACATTATTTGTTGTTGGCTAGGCCCTCATCGGAAGGAGAGACACGACTTGTGCTTTACTCCAGTCTGCAGAATAAGGAAGGGCTACACAAATGCAGAGTGCCACCTGCCATACCTCAGATCAGACCCTTCCTTGCAAGAGTCACTCCTTCAGTTCTGTAGAGCCACCCCTCATCTCCACCACGGCAAAGTCCCAGCTCAGCAAAGCATTCGGACTGCACTTGTATGAAACAGCAGCCAGGGGAGACGGGGAGATGGAGAGACCCCAGGGGAGCAAGGAACCATGGGATTACCATGAAGACTGTGCTCTTAAAAACAGAGGGACACAATCAGGGGAAAATTAAGATAAGCCATCTTGTCTGAGGGTCTGTAAAGGAAAGGCGGTGCGTACAGCACAAGTGCCCGGTCAAAAAAGGCTGAAGCTCAGCTACTGATCCTGCCTGTCCCATTAGACCTTCATCTGGCTTGAAATGTCCCAGGCAGAAAATCTAACTGCTATGGCTGGCTCTCCCGCTCTCCTCCGCTCTGTCTGCACCCCATCATTTTAATGGACTTCTGATCTTTCTCTCTGTATCCTGTGTATAAATTTCCCGATTCCCCAGACAGCCACATTCTGCCACAGCCTTCAGTGGTCTCTGCTGACAGCCACTGGCTGCCAGGCTAGTCACTCCAAAGTCCTCACCACACCTGGAAAAGCAACAACCAGAAGTCGTGAAATCAGGCAACCTCTGGAGGTGCCAACACCCCCACCAAGCCCAGAAGGACAGTACCCGCGGGGGGAAAAGCTGGTGCTGAAAATTACCTTTTGCCACTTCAACTCAGAGTTCATTCTTCATGCTCACCACAAAATTCGCTCACCAGGTGCAGGACTGGTGTGCCTGTGTGGTGTGAGGGCAGCGGTTACATCCTCAAGCATCAAGACGCATCCTATCACAGGGCTGGACCCCAAGAAGGTTTACTTgttagttttctgtttctactCAGCATGCACCTTACAGACTTGGAGGCACTAAATAAGCTGTAAGCCTTTCCCAGGCTTTACTGTTATCCCATTTGCATGTGTATTTAGCTCTGCATCTAAATTTGTGGGACATTCGGGTTAAATATCAAATATACCACGGACccatttgaaaaaggaaaatatagcTAGAGTCAATGCGACCCTGAGTGCCCAACCCGAGCTCATTTGGTCAAACACAAAGTTCTTACTGATTTCACTGATACTGAAGGGAACTCAAGCAGGAAGACAGCaacaataatttcaaatattggttttctctttctctacgATGTGAGTCATTGTAAAACTGACACTTTGCAGCAagcaaaaaacaacaaaataattctatAAATCAGCCTAATATGCCTTATCATAATAGGTATGCACAAGCGTGCTTAGGTATATGCTTGCGCACAGGCTGGAGGCCAGctatttgaattaatttatcatttttagcGTGAGTTAAAATGCTGTCACTGAACAGCATTTTATCTTTTCCCCCCAAATGAAACCTCTGGCAAACACATATAAACGAAGTAGgtcctatttaattttttttctgttttaaatgtattttccgCAGGAACTCACACAATTAATTTTGGGCACAATTAGAAATAGTGCACTTACACTAACAGCAGTGTTGCTCAAAAACAttgtctgtaaaacaaaaaatccaatGTGAACAAAATTGTTGGTAAAAACATAATTCTGTACTATagacaaaaacaaaatatggctccattttcaaatgctgccagaaagaaaaactttgacTTGTGGATGTGCGTCATAAACCACGatttcatttcacaaagaaaatgtcCCAGCAGGGACCCAAAGCTGAACTTACAGCAGAGGAACAGGGAGCAAATGCCAGGGCTTTGCTCGGCAGCCTGGTTTCCCTGACACGGGGCTCCATCGCATTAAATATCGCCACTTAGAGACATGTAGGCATTTAAAGTAAAGCAGCAAGTACCAGAGCACTTAAACTCGTACGATGTAGCAACACTGCCCTCCTGCTTCCTAGTGATTCCTACCCTTTTCTCATATTCAACATACCTTGGGCCAAGAGATGTCCTGGGCAGTTGCTCCCACCACAAAAGTGTTGAGGGacttctcctgcttttccttcagtctATTCAAATCTCCTTGTGCAGGCAGCAAAGACACATCTCGCTAGGGAAAAGAGGATAATAAAAGCccaaaactttaatttcttgGTTTTCTCAGGGGAAATACATGcagctataaaaataatctcaaaattCGCTGTTTGATTTCTGGGTTCAGCTTAAGGCTTTATAACTCGGCTTAATGCTTTATAACTGAATTAACAACAAAtgataaaattataattaattaatctTAGAATTGAAAATTGTTTATACCTGTTCTTTTCACTAGGTTAAACACAatggaaaaggttaaaaaaatggggaaaatagaTTGTTGGATTGTATTAGGCTAATCCTGCTCTTTCTGCATTCAGTGTTTGGGTgatggcagggagggaaagacGCAATCCTCTAACCCTGgccagattaaaataaaaaaaaattaaattaaaatgcaattaaaaatattaatcccTATGACCTGTTCCTATCTGGTCCTATTGAAACAGCCATCCTCTATAGGCCAACAGAGCAAACATCCTActgaggaaagcaagaaaaagaagagaggacaCATCCTGTTCCCCGCACGGCTCGAGGACAGGCCCTGCAGCCAGATGCAGCCACTAACGCTGCTCCAGGAAATGGGTGAAGCCTGAGCACACCTACAGGATGACTTGGAGGGTTCATTTAAGCGTATGGTGAAGAAGCTAACTActgtaaaggaaaacaatgatgGAAACCataccttttattttgtgtaataCTTCATGTAAgcctctgcattttttccttccagaaacaaaaacaagccGGGATGTGCAAATAAACCAAGAAAactggagggaaggaaggaacagCTTGCAAGGCAattgtgaaaaacaaataacagCGGtaatgaggaaggaaaagaaaatgcttcacaAAGAGAGGACGTGGGTCGGGATTTAGAAAAGACTGGAAAGACTCAAAaggtgcaggaaaaaaaagcttgaaaaggCTTATTGAACCCAGGAGGTGAACAAGACTGTgtaacaaaatgagaaaaaggagatttgcaaagaaaaaaacccccctgttttatttctgagttcTTATAGAACTGGATATTGCTGCTGACAAATCTGAGCCCCTGGTGTTCATGTGTCCCAAACTCTCCTGGACTTCCATCCTCCTCAGAGAGTGCAAAGCCAGCTTTGCACTCCCCTCAGTTGTCACACAAACGTTCACACttaaaaggtaaatatttacCTGGTAAAAATTGTCTGTGTGTCTATGCCTTAGGAAGGACGTTTCtgcttccaaaggaaaaaaaaattagaaaaagcagATGTAGGCACTAGTCATGCCTACTTTGTCACCCCAAAGCCCTTATGGTTTTCTGATTTGAACCCAAAACATTAACAATCTATAGATACCCAAACCATCCGCTCGAGCACTCTTTCCCATGTCTCCTTTACCCTCCTTCGTCATTGACCTgaacaaagctttttttggtTGGGAGCACACTCAGGAATCAACACGGCCATGCTCTCCACTGGCgcagcctgcagcccctgccaagCGCACGCCCTCCAGGAGCACCATACAGGCATCACTGACACCTCTCACCCCCACGTCGGTCTCCCTTCTCTTGATGGGAGAGCTGCATGCGCAGCACCgtgttttccttccagagagcctggggaagaggagggggtcTGGGACTTTCGCTTATGTGTTGCTTCCCCAATGTTCACTGGCATTTTGCATCGTCAAACACCACAGCCGAACGGACCGACAGCTATTTCACTCAAACGTTACTACTCACTTAATTAGCATTGATCTGCACATTTGCCTCATGCTGGCTATCACCTTCTAGGCTTTCCATCCGTGTCGGGTTTTCCTGACATGTGGCATTACTTTGATGCCTGGGAGCTTGACTTTGTTCTGCACTCGAAGGTCATGCAGAGTGCTTTTTCAATGCATCCTTCAAGCCAGCTCCCTGACAATGACAAATCTTGGTTTATTGCCTTTCCTAAGGCCTCACAGTGTTTCCTAACAGACATCCTAGTGGTATTCTCAAATCCATCACTCTTGAAGCCAGATGTAAAGTAACCACGGAAAGCTGTATACAGCCATCAAACCATATGAACGGTTTTATAACTACTGGCAACCCACTGAACATTAAATATTGGATTAACATTCAACAGCTCTGCTGGTGCTTCCTGCACTTCGGCAGCAAGCTCTCCCCACTCTGTTGTATGCTCACAGAACAGGCTACaactttctttcaggaaaaatctCAAAATGGAGGGCTTCACTTGCGCTACGACAGACTCGCAACACGCAGCCAGAGGGAAATGGAGCAATGCAACAGGACCACAGACTGGGAGATGagagtgctgctgcttttcagcctcCGTGGAATCAGTCTGCAACTCTTTACTCACATGGCTGGCCCAGGGAAAAACACGTGCTTGAGTTGCTACCAACCTGAACCTACCCTCTTGCTCTCCTCCTCGCATGCCCCTAAGTGAGAACTGTGATCCCTTTGCGATTGGGACTGGTTTTCCTGTGTGCAAGGTGAGTCTTCCTCATGTTTGCTTGACTTTTTCCCCCTATGCACCGTAACAGGAGCACTTCTCCGAGCAGGAACAATTTGTTCTGAGAGCTGGCTCCTGGTGTCTGCGCTCCAGAGGTGCAAGCCCAAGTCCCAACACCGCCTCATACCTCCTGCCTGCTTTTAAGCAAGATCCTTCCTCAGCTCCATgtccctctgctgcctgccactGTGCCTGGCACCTTACATAGGTCCAAACCCGCCTCTGATGCAGGATGCTGCAAGACCGCAGGCACTAACCTGACTCTGTAACACCCAGCTTCCACCTCAATAAAGCACAGGCAGGTCAGCTGCCACAAACATGGGCGATCCTGCCAACACAGGTCAGGCACTGCAGTCGTCACCTGACAACTATTTTAGTACACATCAGGGCAAAATAAACAGACACTGCTCAAACTTGCGGTGAGAAGCCCGATCCCGGAGGGATGCCAGGCAACTACTGTTGCCTGTGCACAGGCATTCCTCCCGACATGCTATTCTACATCCAGACACAGGCTACACCGTTTTTAGAGGCAGAAGGAGACTGACTGAGGGACTCCAGCACACAACCCAATAGAACATGCCAACAGACCCCTGACAGGAGTAATCACTGCGTTTAAAACACCATTTAAAGAAAGGTAACCCGTCAAGTTTGCTTATGTTGTAAGGCTCAGCCCCAGAGGACTCCGGCATATTTCCAACACATCGAACTAATTGTAGTTTACATTCGTTTCACTCTCTATTAGAGGTGCTCCACTTTCCAGGAAAACTAATTTGATCTGCAGTACTTGGCCAGCCACAGCTTTCTGCATGAAACCTGAGCACCTCTCTTCACTGAATGGGGCTTTGGGTAATAGCGGAAAACGTGCAGCGCGATCTGTGGCATGTCACCCTAAACATTGCTACACGCCGAAAATAGTTTCAGCTTCCTCCGCCTCGCGTAGtctggaaataaaacatatgGAGTTAGCACGGCCGCTGATTGGATTTTGATTGTTCTGAAACGCTGCCAAGTTTAAAGTGGAGAGTGCGGCCTGAAAGGAAATACAGTAGACACTAGacaatttatttgtttctgagCGGGGACCTGGCTGACGGGCTGCTTCGAAGGTGGCTAACAAGAGCAGCATGTTCCCATATGGAAACCATATGGGGAAATCGGCCAGGATCTAAAAACATGGCACAATATATGTTATCACggcaacagaaaaagcagagcgCTGTAAAATCGGTGCCAATCACAACAGCAAATTGCTGATGGATGGTGCTGATAAATAACTAAAATAGTTAACATACCAGCAGGTTTTACATAAAATACTGCCggggctggagagggaaaaCGCACACGAGGTGCACTTGGGAAAGCGGCAGGGTAACGGCCGGCGTTACTAGTCAGATGTATGTGCAGAGCTCTCCTGGTTCAGCGTTGCATTGGTCCTACAAAACCGAGGGCCCCTAAAACcctgaaaaaggggaaaaaagcccacgCGGCTGCCACCTTACTAAAGAAACCTGCGATCGTTTCGTCTCCTGAGAGCAGCCACATAAAACCAACCGAAAGCGCCAATATTTACATGTGGGAAAAACAATTTCGAGCGCCGGAGCGCCCAGGCCTTACCCGGGGCTGAACCGCCGCCCCAGCGGCAGGGCCCGCTGAGGCGCAGCCACTGAGGCGCCGCGGCCGGGCACACCGTCCCGCGGGGAAACGGGGCGACCCGTTGCTGCGGGAGCACGCCCCGCGTTCGGCCGGGGCCTCAGGTGGTGCCGGCGAAGCCTCGCCGCCACCTCCCGCGGCGGTTTCCGCGCTCAGGCCCGGGGTctgggccggggccggggccggggccggggccggggccggggccgcagcCACCACAGGGCCGCTGCCCTCCCGGCTGCCCGGCAACAGCCTGCCGCTGGCACACAGCGCCCCCGCGCGGCCGCaccgcgccccgcccgccccgcccccccgcgctccgccccgccccccagctccgccccgccccccgcgctccgccccgccccccgcgctccgccccgccccccgcgctccgccccgcccccgcgctccgccccgcccctccggAGCTCCGCCCCCTGGCGCCGCGGCGGGAGCTGCCCCCCGCCACCGGCGCCGGGGTCCCGCCCGGGAGCGAAACAGCCCGGGCGGGGACCAAATAATACCGGAATGAAATCAAAAGGATTCCCTGAATTTGGCATGAATTTAATCGTCATTTTGACAGAAGAACGAGGAGAAATTAACCCTCTCCCCCACATTTGGGATGTTTTAACCCGGACTGCTTTCATacctttactttttcctttttttaaaagaaaaaataaggcCAAATTCACCTggatttaaagaacaaaactaaaaaaccactgaaataaatacttaatCGCTAAACAAATTAAACTTttcaatcaaaaaaacccccaacttcaaattccttttctcttttcattttttttgagaaagcagaattttttcctgctttttacaGACCCCAAAACATTGCTTTTCCACGGTTATTTTGCTTGAGTcagtaaagcagaaaagaagaaatattcacAGTTTCAACTCTGAgggcaaaaggaggaggaaatcaTTGAACACGCCAAAGCACGGCCCATCCGGCAACCTGACAGCCACCAAGGCCACGTTTCGTACTGCTAATGAGCTGCTGAAATGTTTCCAGGACAGAAGCATTTTGTGCAAAAGCAGGATCCAGAGAGCTAAAGCACAGGACTGTATATAGGTTACACTACCATGGTCTTTTAGGAATAAGATCCCTTGTTTTCTCATCTCACGAGCTACTAACTGATTTCTCATGTCTTAAATGTTATGATTTTAAAGATATAGGGAACcgatttttttaaacctttgtCAGTGGAAGAGGCATTAGCTTTTCCACATTAACTCTACAAGATTTATAGCTTTCCTTTTTGCCGCCGACAGGTCAGGAACTGTTTCACTGCTTCTGCGTATTTCTACATATTCAGTTCATGTCTTCAGTAATATTAAGACCAAAGCAGTGattttgtgtttattaaatTTATATATGATTTACGCACAAGGAAGACTGTTCCAAAGCCCACAGAAATCAACGGTATTTACGCTGACTCTGAGAAAAACCCTCTTgggaaaataatatatttcattaCAGCTTTGACTAGCCCCAAACACTCAGTTCACTCTTCCTGGAAGACCCTTGTAGGAAGACTCCTGTGTGCTCCTACCCTGCGTCCCTTCCTACTGCTAATAGCGGTGCTGGCGCTACTCGAAACACGAAGACCCTAACAACACCGTCTTAACCCACAGACGTGCTGTTGGTGAACTTCAGGCCCTGACCTTTTGGGTCCATGATTGTCTGGATACAGGTGCCTTTGCGTGTCCTGCTGGGAGGGTTTGAGCATG encodes the following:
- the LOC140648061 gene encoding uncharacterized protein → MDAWCVRVSLDISLILSTFDVSGTFLDLVLMLKPSQQDTQRHLYPDNHGPKSREGSGPVVAAAPAPAPAPAPAPAQTPGLSAETAAGGGGEASPAPPEAPAERGACSRSNGSPRFPAGRCARPRRLSGCASAGPAAGAAVQPRRDVSLLPAQGDLNRLKEKQEKSLNTFVVGATAQDISWPKTMFLSNTAVSPCDRMRLDA